TGTTCGACATCGTCCGGATCGGTACCGCCGCGCACCAGAATATCCAGCGCTGCGCTCTGGGTCTGGCGGATCTGTTCTTCGCGATCCACCGGGTTTTCCAGGCCACGACGCAGGGCGCGCTTGGTCTCGGTGTAGAGCTGGCGCAGCAGGCTGGCGCGCCAGGAGTTCCACAGGGTCGGGTTGGTTGCGTTGATGTCGGCCACGGTCAGCACGTACAGATAGTCAAGGCGGGTTTCATCGCCGACGATCTGGGCGAAGTCATGGATCACCTGCGGGTCGGACAAATCCTTGCGCTGGGCGGTGGTCGACATCACCAGATGGTTCTGCACCAGCCAGACGATCAGGCGGCTGTCCCACACCGGCAGCTGATGGCGCTGGCAGAACGCCTCGGCATCCACTGCGCCGATATCCGAGTGGTCGCCGTGCCGGCCCTTGCCGATATCGTGATACAGGCCCGCCATGTAGATCAGTTCGGGTTTCGGCAGCTTGGCCATGAGCTTGGCGGCCAGCGGGAATTTTTCCGACACCTGCGAGTACTGCAATTTGCGCAGATGTTTGATCAGGTTCAGCGTGTGGGCATCGACGGTATAGATGTGGAACAGGTCGTGCTGCATCTGTCCGACGATGAAACCGAATTCCGGCAGGTAACGCCCGAGAATGCCGTAGCGGTTCATCCGCCGCAGGTTGCGGTGAATGCCGATCTTGCACTTGAACAATTCGATGAACAGGCTGGTGTTGCGGATGTCGTTGCGGAAATTGTCGTCGATCAGGTGACGGTTTTCCCGCAGCAGGCGAATGGTATCGGCGCGCACGCCCTTGATTTCCGGCTGCTGGGCCATCAGCACGAAGATCTCGAGCATGGCGAACGGCGTGCGGCGGAAGACGTTGTCGTTACGTGCCTCGATGTAACCGTCGTGCAGCTGGAAGCGCGAGTTGATCGGCTGCGGCGGGGCTTCGTCTTCCGGGGCGAGGATGACTTCCTCGAAGTGCTGGATGATCAGGTCGCTGAGCTGGGCGATGCTCATCACCACGCGGAAGTACTGCTGCATGAAGTTTTCGACGGCCTGCTTGGCGTCGTCGCCTTCAAATCCCAGCAGCCCCGCGATGGTGCGCTGGTGATCGAACAACAGGCGATCTTCGGAGCGACCGGCCAGCATGTGCAGTGCGTAGCGCACTTTCCAGAGGAATTCCTGGGACGACGCCAGCAGGGCGTTTTCACTCTCGACCAGGAAGCCTTCGCCGGCCAGGGCGCGCAGATTCAGGGTGCCGTACTGGCGACGGGCGACCCACAGAATCGTCTGAATATCCCGTAGTCCGCCGGGCGAGCCTTTGACGTTGGGTTCCAGGTTGTATTCGGTGTCGTTGTACTTGTGGTGACGGGCCTTCTGCTCGGAGCGTTTGGCCAGGAA
This genomic window from Pseudomonas kribbensis contains:
- a CDS encoding [protein-PII] uridylyltransferase; this encodes MPQVDPELFDRGQFQAELALKASPIAAFKKAIRQAREVLDARFRGGRDIRRLIEDRAWFVDNILQKAWDQFNWSEDADIALVAVGGYGRGELHPYSDIDLLILLDSADHEIFRDSIERFLTLLWDIGLEVGQSVRSVDECAEEARADLTVVTNLMESRTICGPERLRQRMLDVTSTAHMWPSKEFFLAKRSEQKARHHKYNDTEYNLEPNVKGSPGGLRDIQTILWVARRQYGTLNLRALAGEGFLVESENALLASSQEFLWKVRYALHMLAGRSEDRLLFDHQRTIAGLLGFEGDDAKQAVENFMQQYFRVVMSIAQLSDLIIQHFEEVILAPEDEAPPQPINSRFQLHDGYIEARNDNVFRRTPFAMLEIFVLMAQQPEIKGVRADTIRLLRENRHLIDDNFRNDIRNTSLFIELFKCKIGIHRNLRRMNRYGILGRYLPEFGFIVGQMQHDLFHIYTVDAHTLNLIKHLRKLQYSQVSEKFPLAAKLMAKLPKPELIYMAGLYHDIGKGRHGDHSDIGAVDAEAFCQRHQLPVWDSRLIVWLVQNHLVMSTTAQRKDLSDPQVIHDFAQIVGDETRLDYLYVLTVADINATNPTLWNSWRASLLRQLYTETKRALRRGLENPVDREEQIRQTQSAALDILVRGGTDPDDVEQLWAQLGDDYFLRHTAGDVAWHSDAILQQPADGGPLVLIKETTQREFEGGTQIFIYAPDQHDFFAVTVAAMDQLNLNIHDARVITSSSQFTLDTYIVLDTDGDSIGDNPLRIKQIRDGLTEALRNPDDYPTIIQRRVPRQLKHFAFAPQVTIHNDAQRPVTVLELTAPDRPGLLARIGGIFLEFDLSLQNAKIATLGERVEDVFFITDAHNQPLSDPLLCSRLQDAIVEQLSVNQEPDIKLSRISI